The Methanosarcina acetivorans C2A genome includes the window AACGGGCTTTACAATAACCGGCGTTTCGATCTTCAAAACCGGTCCGAATTCCTTGGGACTATAAAAATCGATGGATACTCCCTCTATTCTCTTGGCCCCTACCCTGCTGTTTATCCTTCGGAAAAAGGTTCCGTGGTTGCAGAAGTGCGCAGATTTTCGGGAAAAAGACAGCTTGAAGTTGCAAAATCCATCGATTATATGGAACTTTTTGGCGGGTACCACAGGGAATATGTGGACCTGGAACTCCCGGAGAAAAAACTCAGGGGTATCATCTACGTGTATGACGAAAAGCCTGAAACTGAGG containing:
- a CDS encoding gamma-glutamylcyclotransferase family protein yields the protein MSQETDRTLYGRVFHRNVCWQRSYERAEGEELLMALYGSLRNGLYNNRRFDLQNRSEFLGTIKIDGYSLYSLGPYPAVYPSEKGSVVAEVRRFSGKRQLEVAKSIDYMELFGGYHREYVDLELPEKKLRGIIYVYDEKPETEVIDHGDWARYLKEKELPE